A stretch of Kaistella flava (ex Peng et al. 2021) DNA encodes these proteins:
- a CDS encoding DUF2199 domain-containing protein, translating to MSLENKCGICGEIHHTYPALTFAYPNSYYWLTEEQKNIYKIHIDSDFCTIEYPDRIDRFIRVVLKQKIAKSALYLEYGLWVSLSEASYEDYAANFNNENHETVYFGWLSNALPDYQFEKSIAMDVKTKPGNERPEVYPQLDFSHPFVVDFYHGITKEEAEKRIHNMQSTNSQ from the coding sequence ATGAGTTTAGAAAATAAATGTGGCATTTGTGGTGAAATTCATCACACTTATCCCGCGCTCACTTTTGCATATCCCAATTCGTATTATTGGCTGACAGAAGAACAAAAAAACATCTACAAAATTCATATTGATAGTGATTTTTGTACGATTGAATATCCGGATCGAATAGACCGATTTATTCGTGTGGTTTTAAAGCAGAAGATTGCAAAATCCGCTCTGTATTTGGAATACGGACTTTGGGTTTCTTTAAGTGAAGCAAGTTACGAGGATTACGCAGCTAATTTCAATAATGAAAATCACGAAACGGTTTATTTCGGTTGGTTGAGCAATGCGCTGCCGGATTATCAGTTTGAAAAAAGTATCGCCATGGATGTTAAAACAAAACCGGGGAATGAACGGCCGGAAGTGTATCCTCAACTGGATTTTAGCCATCCGTTTGTGGTTGACTTTTATCACGGAATTACCAAAGAAGAAGCCGAAAAAAGAATTCACAATATGCAGTCAACTAATTCTCAATAA
- the murB gene encoding UDP-N-acetylmuramate dehydrogenase has product MNIQENYSLKKQNTFGVDVSAKYFAEVTSLDELTQILRNTSVQKFKLLFLGGGSNVLFTQDFEGVVLQLNLKGISEKILNEDEVLVTSKAGENWHEFVQFCLGQNYGGLENLSLIPGNVGTSPMQNIGAYGTEIKDTFVSCKVLNLETLVVEEFNHEKCDFGYRESIFKREGKGKYVILEVTFKLTRKDHLIKTEYGAIQSELKNLGVENPTIQEVSKAVINIRQSKLPDPKVIGNAGSFFKNPSIPMEQFLEVQKRYPEMPHYPNGNLVKVPAGWLIEQCGWKGKQIGNVASHELQSLVIVNKTGLASGKEVFDFSTMIIESVKEKFGIELEREVNII; this is encoded by the coding sequence ATGAATATCCAGGAAAATTATTCTCTTAAAAAGCAAAATACTTTTGGTGTTGATGTTTCTGCAAAGTATTTCGCAGAAGTTACTTCTTTGGACGAACTTACTCAGATTCTCAGAAACACTTCTGTTCAAAAATTTAAGTTGCTTTTCTTAGGTGGCGGAAGTAATGTTTTATTTACCCAAGATTTTGAGGGAGTCGTTCTTCAATTAAATTTGAAAGGTATTTCTGAAAAAATATTGAATGAAGATGAAGTTTTAGTGACTTCAAAAGCGGGTGAGAACTGGCATGAATTTGTTCAGTTTTGTCTCGGTCAAAACTATGGTGGATTAGAAAATTTATCACTGATTCCAGGGAATGTAGGAACGTCGCCAATGCAAAATATTGGTGCTTACGGAACGGAAATTAAAGATACGTTTGTTAGTTGTAAAGTGTTGAATTTGGAAACTTTAGTGGTGGAAGAATTCAATCATGAAAAATGCGATTTCGGTTATCGGGAATCTATTTTTAAAAGAGAAGGAAAAGGAAAATATGTTATTCTGGAAGTCACTTTTAAATTGACTCGAAAAGATCATTTAATCAAAACAGAATACGGTGCGATTCAATCTGAATTGAAGAATTTAGGTGTTGAAAACCCGACCATTCAGGAGGTTTCTAAAGCTGTTATTAATATTAGGCAAAGTAAGTTGCCTGATCCAAAAGTTATTGGAAATGCAGGCAGTTTCTTTAAGAATCCTTCCATTCCGATGGAGCAGTTTTTAGAGGTGCAGAAAAGATATCCTGAAATGCCTCATTATCCGAATGGAAACCTAGTGAAAGTTCCTGCTGGTTGGCTCATTGAACAATGTGGTTGGAAAGGGAAACAGATTGGAAATGTGGCGTCACATGAACTTCAAAGTTTAGTGATTGTAAATAAAACAGGTCTGGCTTCGGGAAAAGAGGTTTTTGATTTTTCCACCATGATTATTGAATCAGTGAAAGAAAAGTTTGGAATAGAGCTGGAAAGGGAGGTTAATATAATTTAA
- the sppA gene encoding signal peptide peptidase SppA produces the protein MKSFFKNVMANIVAIIIIAAVFSLFLIMIIAASAFSGDQKPNIKNNTILTLDFKTNIIDSPTEDQDELFAFGDKQKNILIFDMLEAIKKAKSDDKIKGISIETDGLRAGFTQLDDIRNALEDFKKSGKFVYAYGNVVSQPAYYLGSVADQYILNPAGGIDLKGLSMEVLYMKSFADKYGIGIQIIRHGKYKSAVEPFMRDDMSPENKEQLSTLLNDIWSVNSQKIATSRKIDSAQFRTVVDSLYGAIPTLSLTNKLVDKLMQKSEYDQMIKTKLNLTATDKLTKVSFKKYINSYSDDSSKKDDQVAVLYASGSIYNGEGYKDIYADNFVKEIKKLSENDKVKAVVLRINSPGGSANASDEILFELQQLKKKKPIIVSFGDYAASGGYYIAMAADKIYSEPNTLTGSIGVFGMIPYFKELANKNGLSSHAVTTNANSNMYSAVNGVTPGGVAILTKSVEQTYKRFVHFVTENRKKSFEQIDEIGGGRVWSGTRAKEIGLVDELGTLQDAINFAAQKAKLKDYGVMSYPKKMSPFDQIFKNLDEDEISARLIKNKIGAENYKMFEQMTNPKLQEGVMMKVPFEIKIN, from the coding sequence ATGAAGAGTTTTTTTAAAAATGTTATGGCAAATATAGTTGCTATTATTATTATAGCTGCAGTGTTTTCACTGTTTTTAATAATGATAATCGCAGCAAGCGCCTTCAGCGGTGATCAAAAACCTAACATTAAAAACAACACTATACTTACACTTGATTTTAAAACAAATATCATCGATAGCCCTACAGAAGACCAAGACGAGCTATTTGCCTTCGGTGATAAGCAGAAAAATATATTAATATTTGATATGCTCGAAGCCATTAAAAAAGCAAAATCAGATGATAAAATTAAAGGAATAAGTATTGAAACAGATGGACTTCGTGCCGGATTTACACAGTTAGATGATATTCGTAATGCTTTAGAAGACTTTAAGAAAAGCGGAAAATTCGTCTACGCTTATGGTAATGTTGTATCACAACCGGCTTATTATTTAGGTTCTGTCGCTGATCAGTATATTCTAAACCCAGCTGGTGGAATTGACTTAAAAGGTTTATCAATGGAAGTCCTATATATGAAGAGCTTTGCAGATAAATACGGAATTGGAATTCAAATCATCAGACACGGTAAATACAAATCTGCTGTAGAACCATTTATGCGAGATGATATGTCTCCAGAAAATAAAGAACAACTCTCAACTTTATTAAATGATATCTGGTCTGTTAACTCACAGAAAATCGCGACTTCAAGAAAAATTGATTCCGCACAGTTTCGTACCGTTGTTGATAGTCTTTATGGAGCGATTCCTACTTTAAGTTTAACTAATAAATTAGTAGATAAATTAATGCAGAAAAGTGAGTACGATCAAATGATCAAAACAAAACTTAATCTTACTGCAACAGATAAACTTACGAAAGTCTCTTTTAAAAAATACATCAATTCTTACAGCGATGATTCTTCTAAAAAAGATGACCAGGTTGCGGTACTTTATGCATCGGGATCTATCTATAATGGTGAAGGTTACAAAGACATTTATGCCGATAATTTCGTGAAAGAAATTAAAAAGCTATCTGAAAATGATAAAGTAAAAGCAGTAGTTCTTAGAATAAACTCTCCTGGTGGAAGCGCAAATGCTTCTGATGAAATCCTATTTGAACTACAACAGCTGAAAAAGAAAAAACCAATCATTGTTTCTTTTGGTGACTATGCTGCTTCTGGGGGATATTATATTGCAATGGCTGCAGATAAAATCTATTCTGAACCTAACACATTAACTGGTTCAATTGGAGTTTTTGGGATGATCCCTTACTTTAAAGAACTTGCAAATAAAAATGGACTAAGTTCTCACGCGGTAACGACCAATGCAAATTCCAATATGTATTCAGCGGTAAATGGAGTTACACCAGGTGGAGTTGCAATCCTAACAAAAAGTGTAGAACAGACTTATAAAAGATTTGTACATTTTGTAACAGAAAACCGTAAGAAATCATTTGAACAAATTGATGAAATAGGAGGCGGTAGAGTTTGGAGCGGAACGCGTGCTAAGGAAATCGGCTTAGTTGATGAATTGGGAACTTTACAAGATGCAATTAATTTCGCAGCACAAAAAGCGAAGTTGAAAGATTATGGTGTTATGAGTTATCCAAAAAAAATGAGTCCGTTTGATCAAATTTTCAAAAACTTAGATGAAGATGAAATTTCTGCAAGATTGATTAAAAATAAAATCGGCGCAGAAAACTACAAGATGTTTGAACAAATGACCAATCCAAAATTACAGGAAGGTGTAATGATGAAAGTGCCTTTTGAAATTAAAATAAATTAA
- a CDS encoding GlsB/YeaQ/YmgE family stress response membrane protein — protein sequence MGILTWIIFGLIAGAIAKMIMPGNQGMGWLMTIILGIVGAYVGAFVGQLLGLGDVTGFNIGSMFLAVAGALIILWIYGMATRRN from the coding sequence ATGGGTATTTTAACTTGGATCATTTTTGGTCTTATCGCAGGTGCAATCGCTAAAATGATTATGCCAGGAAATCAGGGAATGGGTTGGTTGATGACTATTATTTTAGGAATCGTAGGTGCATATGTTGGTGCATTTGTAGGTCAACTATTAGGTTTAGGAGATGTAACCGGTTTTAATATCGGAAGTATGTTCTTAGCTGTTGCCGGTGCATTAATTATCCTCTGGATATATGGTATGGCCACTAGACGTAATTAA
- a CDS encoding DUF4295 family protein, whose amino-acid sequence MAKKVVATLQGGAGSKKMTKVIKMVKSAKSGAYVFDEKVMNADEVDSYLKK is encoded by the coding sequence ATGGCAAAAAAAGTAGTAGCAACCCTTCAAGGTGGTGCAGGTTCAAAGAAAATGACCAAAGTTATAAAAATGGTAAAATCTGCTAAAAGTGGAGCTTACGTTTTTGATGAAAAAGTAATGAACGCTGATGAAGTTGATTCTTATTTGAAAAAATAA
- the folK gene encoding 2-amino-4-hydroxy-6-hydroxymethyldihydropteridine diphosphokinase, with the protein MSQHEVTLLLGSNLGDTKSNIELALLKIEQEIGEIIRKSETLVTDPVEFVSNNIFCNIALVIKTQFSPVKLLDRIKSIEREMGRENDTLISGEYQDRIIDIDVVCVGNLRFWCKELKIPHHKHLYQRDFSRKLLDELSKH; encoded by the coding sequence ATGTCGCAACATGAAGTCACTTTGTTACTCGGAAGCAATCTGGGAGATACCAAAAGTAATATTGAGTTAGCTCTCCTTAAGATAGAGCAGGAGATTGGAGAGATTATAAGGAAAAGTGAAACGTTAGTTACTGACCCTGTAGAATTTGTTAGTAATAATATTTTTTGTAATATTGCATTAGTAATAAAAACACAATTTTCTCCCGTAAAACTCTTAGATAGAATAAAATCAATTGAAAGAGAGATGGGTAGGGAGAATGATACATTGATTTCAGGAGAGTACCAAGACAGGATCATCGATATAGATGTAGTATGTGTTGGTAATCTGCGTTTCTGGTGCAAAGAATTAAAAATTCCACATCACAAGCATTTATATCAACGTGATTTTTCTAGGAAATTGTTAGATGAACTTTCGAAACATTAA
- a CDS encoding OmpA family protein produces MKLNLTSIALALVLPTAVFAQDSIISSTANYPNPYTSGSANVSPFTQESKRFNDWAISAGVGVPLMQSSDLTSLKGYGAGKNLFGWSAYLSVDKALTHAFGLKLQYDKGESRQGFVDTKDHVASSGDGSRTQYDAISLLGDINFSNLLRRVDNKSPFRWALHGYAGVGTLAYRAYRQDAGPVYNQNLVTEIKPFKLGSLFGQAGAGLKFRATKSLDLEARGMYVLSGDDNFDGAGGTSYNGKINDNPSDNLINVTLGATLNLGKHEAHLFWHDPLQEIYYKLDVLADRNQDVEVCKKGDADNDGVCDDWDRQLDTPLGARVDGAGVALDTDLDGVIDLYDKCVTVPGPVENNGCPLDSQSTVSDETRTLEGIEFDLNSDRILPSNTPILNNAINYINSSEGSYYVIGGTDTRGTDAYNQKLSERRANNVKNYLIKNGVNTGKLDAIGRGETNLKYPECEPATKCPEWKNRANRRVYFEAK; encoded by the coding sequence ATGAAACTAAATTTAACAAGTATTGCATTAGCGCTCGTATTGCCTACGGCGGTTTTTGCGCAGGATTCGATTATCAGTTCTACTGCTAATTATCCTAATCCTTATACTTCAGGTTCGGCAAACGTATCTCCTTTTACACAAGAGTCAAAAAGATTTAATGATTGGGCTATCTCTGCTGGTGTTGGGGTTCCATTGATGCAGTCTTCAGATCTTACTTCGCTGAAAGGCTACGGAGCAGGAAAAAACCTTTTTGGTTGGTCTGCTTATTTAAGTGTTGATAAAGCACTTACTCATGCTTTTGGACTTAAACTTCAGTATGATAAAGGAGAATCAAGACAAGGATTTGTAGATACAAAAGATCACGTTGCTTCAAGTGGTGATGGATCAAGAACACAATATGATGCGATTTCGTTATTAGGAGATATTAATTTTTCAAACCTTTTGAGAAGAGTAGATAATAAATCTCCGTTTAGATGGGCACTTCACGGTTATGCCGGTGTTGGTACTTTAGCATATAGAGCTTATAGACAAGATGCAGGTCCTGTTTATAATCAAAATTTAGTAACGGAAATCAAACCATTTAAATTAGGTAGTTTATTCGGACAAGCTGGTGCAGGACTAAAATTCCGTGCTACAAAATCTTTGGATCTTGAAGCAAGAGGGATGTATGTGTTAAGCGGTGATGATAACTTTGATGGAGCTGGTGGTACATCATATAATGGAAAAATTAATGATAACCCTTCAGATAACTTAATTAATGTTACTTTAGGAGCAACATTAAATTTAGGTAAACATGAAGCTCACCTTTTCTGGCATGATCCACTCCAGGAGATTTATTATAAGTTAGATGTTTTGGCTGATAGAAACCAGGATGTTGAAGTTTGTAAAAAAGGAGATGCTGATAATGATGGAGTTTGTGATGATTGGGACAGACAACTTGATACACCTCTAGGTGCGAGAGTTGACGGTGCAGGTGTAGCTTTAGATACAGACTTAGACGGTGTAATTGACTTGTATGACAAGTGTGTGACTGTTCCGGGACCAGTTGAAAATAACGGTTGTCCATTAGATTCACAATCAACTGTTTCGGATGAGACAAGAACATTAGAAGGAATTGAATTTGATTTGAATTCAGACAGAATTCTTCCATCAAATACTCCAATTCTAAACAATGCAATTAACTATATTAATTCATCTGAGGGTTCTTATTATGTAATTGGAGGTACTGATACAAGAGGTACTGACGCTTACAACCAGAAATTGTCTGAAAGAAGAGCGAATAATGTTAAGAATTATTTAATCAAGAACGGCGTTAATACAGGTAAATTAGATGCGATTGGAAGAGGTGAAACAAACCTTAAATATCCAGAATGTGAGCCTGCAACTAAATGTCCAGAATGGAAAAACAGAGCGAATAGAAGAGTTTACTTCGAAGCAAAGTAA
- a CDS encoding OmpA family protein, with protein MKLNLLLTLAIPIAFYAQNNSAVNTTGDYPNSYSSGSAKVKHFDNSSRMFRDWSISVGGGGAFMQNADVTSFYDGKVNFGWNAYASLDKQITHTFGMNLQYQMGKTNQKALLPGAAGIAAGVATAYTKYHQVSILGDINFSNLVRRTDNHSPYRWALHGYGGVGLQGYRTLLLDNDMSRWSTTPRRIPVQIEQKLALDSFFYQIGTGVKFNASKLIDIEARAMYIISGDDSFDGGGFGKNGVPRYNAIKDGNSDNMLTVNLGLSFKLGKHDTHLAWFDPLQNINSRINVLDNANNDFVVCEKGDLDNDGVCDDWDRQLDTPAGARVDGAGVALDMDLDGVIDLYDKCVTVPGPVENNGCPINVNPK; from the coding sequence ATGAAATTAAATTTATTATTAACATTAGCAATACCCATTGCTTTTTATGCGCAGAATAATTCTGCTGTCAATACTACTGGTGACTATCCCAATTCTTACTCATCTGGATCCGCAAAAGTTAAACACTTTGATAATTCATCAAGGATGTTTCGCGATTGGTCTATTTCTGTAGGCGGTGGTGGTGCATTTATGCAAAATGCAGACGTTACTTCCTTTTACGACGGAAAGGTTAATTTTGGATGGAACGCTTACGCTAGTTTAGATAAGCAAATTACACATACATTTGGGATGAATTTGCAATATCAAATGGGTAAGACCAATCAAAAAGCTCTGTTACCAGGAGCAGCAGGAATAGCAGCAGGCGTAGCAACTGCTTATACAAAATATCATCAAGTTTCTATCTTAGGTGATATTAATTTTTCTAATTTAGTTCGTCGTACCGATAATCATTCGCCATATAGATGGGCTTTGCATGGTTATGGGGGAGTTGGTTTGCAAGGTTATAGAACTTTGTTACTTGATAATGATATGTCTAGATGGAGTACGACCCCAAGAAGAATTCCTGTTCAAATTGAGCAAAAATTAGCCTTAGACAGTTTCTTTTACCAAATCGGAACCGGTGTGAAATTCAATGCTTCTAAATTGATTGATATTGAAGCCAGAGCAATGTATATTATTTCTGGTGATGACTCTTTTGATGGAGGTGGCTTTGGGAAAAATGGAGTTCCTAGATATAATGCAATTAAAGATGGAAATTCAGATAATATGCTAACAGTTAACTTAGGTTTATCATTTAAACTTGGGAAACACGATACGCATCTTGCCTGGTTTGATCCATTGCAAAACATTAATTCTAGAATAAATGTTTTAGATAATGCAAATAATGATTTTGTAGTATGTGAAAAAGGAGATTTAGATAATGATGGAGTTTGTGATGATTGGGACAGACAGCTTGATACTCCTGCAGGAGCGCGAGTTGATGGTGCAGGTGTAGCATTGGATATGGATTTAGATGGTGTCATCGATTTGTATGATAAATGCGTTACGGTTCCAGGACCAGTTGAAAATAATGGTTGTCCAATTAATGTGAATCCAAAATAA
- the rpmB gene encoding 50S ribosomal protein L28 gives MSRICQITGKRAMVGNNVSHAKNRTKRRFEINLLEKKFYLPEQEKSVTLKVSAHGLRIINRIGIDEAILRGIRSGFIKKS, from the coding sequence ATGTCAAGAATTTGCCAAATAACAGGAAAGCGTGCCATGGTAGGAAACAATGTTTCTCACGCAAAAAACAGAACGAAACGTCGTTTTGAAATTAACTTATTGGAAAAGAAATTTTACCTTCCAGAGCAAGAGAAATCTGTAACTTTAAAAGTTTCAGCTCATGGATTGAGAATTATCAATAGAATAGGGATTGACGAAGCAATACTAAGAGGAATCAGAAGTGGTTTCATTAAAAAATCATAA
- a CDS encoding ATP-dependent DNA helicase RecQ: MISTHDFEKLKQQTLKHFWGYDTFRDSQEEIINSIISGKDTLALLPTGGGKSICYQLPALILEGTCLVVSPLLALMKDQVSQMKRLGIEAEYLSSELDEYDAEVIFNRCKDGLTKLLYISPERLTNRLFLQNLEEIQISFIAVDEAHCISEWGQDFRPSYQHIKAFRDQLKNIPCVALTATATPKVLQEIQLKLNLKNPVIFQKSFRRNNLKIISDKIADKYERVRNLLKYNNSSGIIYVRTRKEAEELSSFLHRNQITNVDFFHAGIPVKEKNAKQNHWLQSQDQVLISTNAFGMGIDKDNVRFIIHFSPAASIENYYQEIGRAGRDGVDSHAFLLWNEQELKNFDQILINQIPSKSEFQNIVSYLYSTFQIAENDLPGNVFQLHIQRIQKFTKVSLAKIRNVLQFLHHQEIIFYNYQNSLSSLELKIGSDEIDLLPKKDAYFIELLLRTLSGLTTHKVMFSEKTFSNKIESDPHLVKERLRELQNKGYLDYIDGALSSVKFLKHRDQRAIEGKYWNLFSQIQKNKIQKWEEMKFFVQNDDFCKMKLILSYFGEKNAKNCGHCSVCEQQKETVFGRDVSAEILEILKRSPANVEEISIKLNYFGKENILENLIHLLDSGKVKMLNFRTYCYNHD, from the coding sequence ATGATTTCCACCCATGATTTTGAAAAATTAAAGCAACAAACCTTAAAGCATTTTTGGGGCTACGACACGTTTCGAGACTCGCAGGAAGAAATTATTAATTCTATTATTTCAGGGAAAGATACTTTGGCGTTACTTCCGACAGGAGGTGGAAAATCAATTTGTTATCAACTCCCGGCTTTGATTTTAGAAGGAACATGTTTGGTTGTTTCACCTCTTTTGGCTTTGATGAAAGATCAAGTTTCTCAGATGAAGAGACTTGGAATAGAAGCTGAATATCTTTCTTCAGAACTGGACGAATATGATGCCGAAGTGATTTTTAACCGTTGCAAAGATGGCTTGACTAAATTACTATACATTTCTCCAGAACGTTTAACGAATCGGTTATTTCTTCAGAATTTAGAAGAAATTCAGATCTCATTTATTGCGGTAGATGAAGCGCATTGTATTTCAGAATGGGGACAGGATTTTCGTCCGAGTTACCAGCATATCAAAGCCTTCAGAGATCAATTAAAAAACATTCCTTGTGTTGCATTAACCGCAACTGCAACTCCAAAAGTTTTGCAGGAAATTCAGTTAAAACTGAACCTTAAAAACCCGGTCATCTTTCAGAAAAGTTTTAGACGAAATAATCTTAAAATTATATCCGATAAAATTGCTGACAAATACGAAAGAGTTCGAAATCTTTTAAAATATAATAATTCTTCAGGAATTATATATGTCAGAACTCGAAAAGAAGCCGAAGAATTATCGAGTTTTCTTCACCGAAATCAAATCACCAACGTTGATTTTTTTCATGCAGGAATTCCGGTGAAAGAGAAAAATGCGAAACAAAACCATTGGCTTCAAAGTCAAGACCAAGTCTTAATTTCCACCAATGCTTTCGGAATGGGAATCGACAAAGATAATGTGCGGTTCATTATCCATTTTTCTCCCGCTGCTTCTATTGAAAATTATTATCAGGAAATTGGTAGAGCTGGTCGGGATGGCGTAGATTCTCATGCTTTTCTACTTTGGAACGAACAGGAATTAAAGAATTTTGATCAAATTTTGATTAATCAAATCCCATCGAAATCAGAGTTTCAGAATATTGTTTCTTATTTATATTCCACTTTTCAAATTGCGGAAAATGATCTGCCTGGAAATGTTTTCCAGCTTCATATTCAAAGAATTCAGAAATTTACAAAAGTGTCTTTAGCAAAGATTAGAAACGTTCTTCAGTTTTTGCATCATCAGGAAATTATTTTCTATAACTATCAAAATTCTCTTTCGTCATTGGAACTCAAAATTGGTTCTGATGAAATTGATTTATTACCAAAAAAAGACGCTTATTTTATCGAACTTTTATTAAGAACACTTTCAGGACTTACCACGCACAAAGTGATGTTCAGTGAAAAAACCTTTAGTAATAAAATCGAGTCAGATCCACATTTGGTAAAAGAGCGGTTGCGGGAATTACAGAATAAAGGCTATTTAGATTATATCGATGGCGCTTTATCGAGTGTTAAATTTTTGAAGCATCGAGATCAGCGAGCTATAGAAGGAAAGTACTGGAATCTTTTTTCTCAGATTCAAAAGAACAAAATTCAGAAATGGGAAGAAATGAAATTCTTTGTTCAGAATGATGACTTTTGTAAAATGAAATTGATCTTGTCTTATTTCGGCGAGAAGAATGCGAAAAACTGTGGTCATTGTTCGGTTTGTGAACAACAAAAAGAAACGGTGTTCGGACGTGATGTTTCCGCTGAAATTTTAGAAATATTAAAAAGGTCTCCAGCAAACGTGGAAGAGATTTCCATTAAACTTAATTATTTTGGCAAAGAAAATATTTTAGAAAATCTGATTCATTTGCTCGATTCGGGTAAGGTAAAAATGCTCAATTTTAGAACGTACTGTTATAATCATGATTAA
- the ftsY gene encoding signal recognition particle-docking protein FtsY, protein MSWYKKIFKKEEKESLDKGLEKSSQGFFEKISKAVVGKSTVDEDVLDNLEEILIASDVGASTTIKIIERIEQRVARDKFVGTDELDQILREEITGLLLDNPHAGSGNIDETKKPYVIMVVGVNGVGKTTTIGKLAHQFKSEGKNVVLGAADTFRAAAVDQLVIWSERVGVPIVKQNMGSDPASVAFDTVQSAVANKADVVIIDTAGRLHNKVNLMNELTKIKRVMQKVIPDAPHEILLVLDGSTGQNAFEQAKQFTAATEVNALAVTKLDGTAKGGVVIGISDQFQIPVKYIGVGEKMTDLQLFNGAEFVDSFFKKR, encoded by the coding sequence ATGAGTTGGTATAAAAAAATATTTAAGAAGGAGGAGAAAGAATCTTTAGATAAAGGTTTAGAAAAATCGAGTCAAGGTTTTTTTGAAAAAATTTCGAAAGCTGTTGTTGGAAAATCCACCGTAGATGAAGATGTTTTAGATAATTTGGAAGAAATACTAATCGCTTCTGATGTTGGTGCATCTACCACCATTAAAATTATTGAAAGAATTGAGCAACGTGTTGCACGAGATAAATTTGTGGGAACTGATGAGTTGGATCAAATTCTTCGGGAAGAAATTACAGGTTTACTTTTAGATAATCCACACGCCGGATCTGGAAATATAGATGAGACTAAAAAGCCATATGTTATTATGGTTGTTGGTGTAAACGGAGTTGGTAAAACAACGACGATTGGAAAACTTGCTCATCAATTTAAATCAGAAGGGAAAAATGTGGTGCTTGGAGCGGCGGATACTTTCCGTGCTGCGGCTGTTGATCAATTGGTGATTTGGAGTGAAAGAGTAGGCGTTCCTATTGTGAAGCAAAATATGGGAAGCGATCCTGCTTCTGTAGCGTTCGATACGGTGCAAAGTGCTGTTGCTAATAAAGCTGATGTCGTGATTATAGACACTGCGGGAAGATTGCACAATAAAGTGAACTTGATGAACGAATTGACTAAAATCAAAAGAGTGATGCAGAAAGTAATTCCTGATGCGCCTCACGAGATTCTTTTGGTATTGGATGGTTCGACTGGTCAAAATGCTTTTGAACAAGCAAAGCAATTTACAGCTGCGACTGAAGTGAATGCATTAGCAGTAACAAAATTAGATGGAACTGCGAAAGGTGGAGTGGTTATCGGGATTTCTGATCAATTTCAAATCCCTGTAAAATATATTGGTGTAGGTGAGAAGATGACTGATTTGCAGTTGTTTAATGGTGCGGAGTTCGTAGATTCTTTCTTTAAAAAACGATAG
- the rpmG gene encoding 50S ribosomal protein L33 gives MAKKGNRVQVILECTEHKETGVAGMSRYITTKNKKNTTERLELKKFNPVLKKYTVHKEIK, from the coding sequence ATGGCAAAAAAAGGGAATAGAGTACAAGTGATTTTGGAGTGCACTGAGCACAAAGAAACTGGAGTAGCAGGAATGTCAAGATACATCACTACTAAAAATAAAAAGAACACTACCGAAAGATTAGAGTTGAAAAAATTCAACCCTGTTCTTAAGAAATATACTGTTCACAAAGAAATTAAGTAA